Sequence from the Sulfuricurvum sp. IAE1 genome:
GCCGCGCCTGTTTCTTGCCGTCCCCGCCCTCCTCGAAAATTACGCGGGGATTTGCGACCGTTTTTCGGGGATACTGGAGGGGCGCTGGCGCGACGAAGCGGGGCTGCACGCCACGATCGCTTTTCTGGGAGACCGCTTCTCCCCTGCCCGCGTGATCGACACGGTGGAGGGGATCGATCGTTCGTTCGACATGTCGAGACTGGAGAAGTGGGATTATTTCTCCCGCGCACGCGTTTTCGTCGCGACGACGCACAACCCTTCGCTTCAGGGGCTGTATGAGCGCCTCGCGCCGCTGCTGGAGCTCCCCCCTGCCCGTCTCTCCCCCCACGTCACCCTGATGCGCGTCAAGCGCTTTTCCGATCCCGATGCCTTCGCGCAGACCTGCGCGCGGTTTCCCCCCTCCGGAGGGCTACTGGGCGAAATCGTCCTTTACGAAAGCCGCCTCCGCTCCGAGGGGGCCCTCTACGTCCCCCTGCACCGATGGGAGAGTTAGGATATAATTGCATGCAAAAAAGCGCTACGATGACCATCCAAAGAGTCCCTTTCGGCCACACCGACCCGTCGAAAAAAAATGCCGTTTTCCTTGCCATCTACGTCGACGAAATCTCCCCGTGGAAATACTTTAACGACGACATCCGGCATCTCAAATGCCCCGCGTTCATCATGATCGACCGCTGGGACGGACGGATGGGGTTCCCCGGCGGAACGGTCAACGAAGGAGAAAGCCTCATCGACGCCCTCGTGCGCGAGATCAAAGAAGAGATCGGCATCACGGTCAAACCCGATCAGGTCCACCCGATCGTCAGCCACGAAACCCGCCTCGTCACCCACCTCTACGGCCTGCGGGTGCTCGAAGCCGAATTTCTCCACATCTACTACCACATCCTCAACAACTTTTCGCGCTCGATCCTCCTGCACGCCTACGAAGAGGGGGACGAATCGCACTTCATGTCCGAGATTACGGGGATCAAAATCGTCCCCGTCGTCTCGCACGATGGGAAAGGGATCAATAAATTCGTCGAAAACGCGTTCGCCGGAGCGACGCGCGAAGACCTCGACGTGCTGCTGCGCGAAGTGCTCGGAATCGATATCTGAGCCTACCGCACCCGTCTGCCGACGATGTCCCCGAAAAAGAGGACGTCTTCGAGGACCGCTTTTTCGCACAGCCCGTCGCTGCCCAGGTTGATCAGCAGCTCCCCTTTTTCACTGGCGAAGATGCGGTCGTTAAGCACCACTTTCAAAAACTCCCCGCCCGAAGTTTCGAGCTTCCCCCGCATCCGTG
This genomic interval carries:
- a CDS encoding NUDIX domain-containing protein, coding for MTIQRVPFGHTDPSKKNAVFLAIYVDEISPWKYFNDDIRHLKCPAFIMIDRWDGRMGFPGGTVNEGESLIDALVREIKEEIGITVKPDQVHPIVSHETRLVTHLYGLRVLEAEFLHIYYHILNNFSRSILLHAYEEGDESHFMSEITGIKIVPVVSHDGKGINKFVENAFAGATREDLDVLLREVLGIDI
- a CDS encoding 2'-5' RNA ligase family protein, with translation MNAPPRLFLAVPALLENYAGICDRFSGILEGRWRDEAGLHATIAFLGDRFSPARVIDTVEGIDRSFDMSRLEKWDYFSRARVFVATTHNPSLQGLYERLAPLLELPPARLSPHVTLMRVKRFSDPDAFAQTCARFPPSGGLLGEIVLYESRLRSEGALYVPLHRWES